A stretch of Henckelia pumila isolate YLH828 chromosome 4, ASM3356847v2, whole genome shotgun sequence DNA encodes these proteins:
- the LOC140861186 gene encoding uncharacterized protein yields the protein MSGSKPSTKVGAKAEGKTEGGRKRGAEEMNRTKGSYPYVPLSVSLEKAMQRLGEEVQRIMYDDPRIRAELTRRANPPRQGRAPQWRNQRNEDRENQGDHQGRAPPNGRGDRVQQIANHPDRGVIHMIFGGSTDGDSGRARKAHGRRLENFEVSSQLSCPTDPNINFGREDLKDVVLPHNDPLLVTLTIANYDVARIFVDTGSSVNIIFKETLDQMKLEGFELDPITTELYGFTGHALQPLGQIVLPLSLGSGEQRVIKMACFTVVEAPSSFNGILGRPALSDFRAVASTYHQKLKFPSGREVGVVRGDQKAARLCYVNEVRIDSKKKKREVGMVSIGRASKVYGQKVLLMSEEGHEKVELIPGAQIVKLAADLSPSVKQNLVGCLRKNKDFFAWSVSELTGVSAEIMIHRLNILAGVRPIKQKKRHFGPDKDKVIKKEVEELLKAGHIRKVQFPTWLSNVVLVPKSSGKWRMCVDFRDLNKACPKDCYPLPRIDQLVDSTAGHQYLCFMDAYQGYHQIPLEEEDQDKVSFTTSHGTFCYRVMPFGLKNAGATYQRLMDRVFASQIGRNVEVYVDDILVKSQDDVGLLADLEETFSTLRAYQVKLNPEKCVFGVRGGKFLGYMVTDRGIEANPEKVQAIQSMSAPRNLQEVQRLAGRIAALSRFISRSAHRSLPFFKVLRKAKKFEWDDECGKAFDDLKSYLAELPVLAKTIPGEPLYIYLSALEGAVSSVLIRQERTAQHPIYFFSHALKGAELRYSEVEKLALALVMTARKLRPYFLSHPIVVLTNSHIGRILTRVDISGRLVKWTTELSEYDIQYAPRMAVKAQALVDFLAETRHMEAEDLWKIRLAVRLDFRASNNEAEYEAVLIGLRAAKQAGAARVHLYSDSQLVAQQVNGTYEVKNEKLKEYMRAIEEAKGFFDEVLFEQIPREGNEKADYLAKMASSLHNWKTREVVVQVELTPSTELAPLAQEESDWRKELLDYMEKGELPKDPKKAPRKLIM from the exons ATGTCTGGGAGTAAACCTAGTACCAAGGTGGGAGCAAAGGCCGAGGGAAAGACAGAAGGAGGAAGGAAGAGGGGGGCAGAAGAGATGAATAGGACCAAAGGATCCTACCCCTATGTACCCCTATCGGTGAGCCTAGAGAAGGCAATGCAA AGGTTAGGTGAGGAGGTTCAAAGGATCATGTATGATGACCCTCGAATCAGAGCTGAGCTGACTCGAAGAGCAAATCCTCCTCGCCAAGGCCGAGCTCCCCAATGGAGGAATCAAAGGAATGAAGATAGAGAGAATCAAGGTGATCATCAGGGAAGAGCTCCTCCAAACGGTCGAGGAGATAGGGTGCAGCAGATTGCAAATCATCCCGATCGGGGTGTTATCCATATGATCTTCGGTGGTAGTACGGATGGAGATTCGGGAAGGGCTCGCAAAGCTCACGGGCGTAGGttggaaaattttgaggtaaGTTCTCAGCTCAGCTGTCCCACTGACCCGAACATCAATTTCGGAAGGGAAGATTTAAAGGATGTGGTGTTACCTCATAATGATCCCCTATTGGTCACCTTGACCATAGCCAATTATGACGTGGCTCGTATCTTTGTGGATACTGGGAGTTCAGTAAACATTATCTTTAAAGAAACTCTGGATCAAATGAAATTGGAAGGATTTGAATTGGATCCAATCACCACAGAGTTGTATGGGTTCACGGGCCATGCTCTGCAACCATTGGGACAGATAGTGCTCCCCTTGTCCCTTGGGAGTGGAGAGCAGAGAGTAATCAAAATGGCTTGCTTCACCGTGGTGGAGGCACCATCCTCTTTCAATGGAATATTGGGGCGCCCTGCCCTGAGTGATTTCCGAGCCGTGGCATCCACCTATCATCAGAAGTTGAAGTTCCCAAGTGGAAGAGAAGTGGGGGTTGTTCGGGGTGATCAGAAAGCAGCTCGGTTATGCTATGTGAATGAGGTAAGGATTGattcaaagaagaagaagagggagGTAGGAATGGTTTCAATAGGTCGAGCATCGAAGGTGTACGGACAAAAGGTGCTTCTGATGTCTGAAGAAGGTCATGAGAAGGTGGAATTAATCCCGGGAGCTCAAATTGTCAAATTAGCTGCTGATCTGAGCCCATCAGTGAAGCAAAATTTGGTTGGTTGCTTAAGGAAGAACAAAGATTTTTTTGCTTGGTCTGTATCGGAGCTCACAGGGGTCAGTGCAGAAATTATGATTCATCGATTAAATATTCTTGCGGGAGTAAGACCGATAAAACAGAAGAAGAGACATTTTGGTCCAGACAAGGATAAGGTCATTAAAAAAGAGGTAGAGGAACTTCTTAAGGCAGGACACATTAGGAAAGTGCAATTCCCTACCTGGTTATCCAATGTGGTCCTTGTCCCTAAAAGTTCAGGCAAGTGGAGGATGTGTGTTGATTTCAGGGACCTAAATAAGGCCTGCCCCAAGGATTGCTATCCTCTGCCTCGAATTGATCAATTGGTTGATTCAACGGCAGGTCATCAGTACTTATGCTTCATGGATGCATATCAGGGGTATCATCAAATTCCTCTGGAGGAGGAAGATCAGGATAAAGTAAGTTTCACCACCTCTCATGGAACTTTTTGTTACagagtgatgccttttggtttgaagaaTGCAGGGGCCACTTATCAAAGACTCATGGACAGAGTGTTTGCCTCCCAAATTGGCAGAAATGTGGAagtttatgtagatgatattcTGGTAAAGTCTCAGGATGATGTGGGGTTGCTGGCCGACCTAGAGGAGACTTTCTCGACTTTGAGGGCTTATCAGGTGAAGCTTAATCCGGAGAAGTGTGTATTCGGAGTCAGGGGAGGTAAGTTTTTGGGGTATATGGTTACTGATAGGGGCATAGAGGCCAATCCTGAGAAGGTGCAGGCTATCCAATCCATGTCTGCTCCCCGTAACTTGCAAGAAGTCCAAAGGTTGGCAGGAAGGATTGCAGCCTTGTCTCGATTTATATCAAGATCAGCCCATAGAAGCTTACCTTTCTTCAAGGTGCTTCGCAAAGCCAAGAAGTTTGAATGGGATGATGAATGCGGGAAGGCATTTGATGACTTAAAGAGTTACTTAGCTGAGCTCCCTGTGTTGGCTAAGACAATTCCTGGTGAACCATTGTACATCTACTTATCAGCTTTGGAAGGGGCCGTTAGCTCAGTACTTATTCGGCAGGAGAGAACAGCTCAACACCCTATCTATTTCTTCTCACATGCTCTTAAGGGTGCAGAACTTCGGTATTCAGAGGTGGAAAAGTTAGCATTAGCCTTGGTTATGACAGCAAGGAAGCTCAGGCCTTACTTTCTATCACATCCTATTGTGGTGCTAACCAACAGCCATATTGGGAGGATATTAACTCGAGTTGATATTTCGGGAAGGTTGGTAAAGTGGACTACGGAGCTCAGTGAGTATGATATCCAGTATGCACCAAGGATGGCCGTTAAGGCCCAGGCGTTAGTTGATTTCCTTGCCGAAACGAGACATATGGAAGCAGAGGATTTGTGGAAA ATCAGATTGGCAGTTAGGTTGGATTTTCGAGCTTCTAATAACGAAGCAGAGTATGAGGCTGTGTTGATTGGCCTCCGAGCAGCTAAGCAAGCTGGGGCAGCTAGGGTGCACCTCTACTCTGATTCACAGTTAGTAGCCCAGCAGGTGAATGGAACGTATGAAGTCAAAAATGAAAAGCTGAAGGAATATATGAGGGCGATAGAGGAAGCTAAGGGTTTCTTTGATGAGGTATTGTTTGAACAAATTCCGAGGGAGGGCAATGAAAAAGCAGATTATCTCGCCAAGATGGCTAGCTCACTTCATAACTGGAAGACCAGGGAAGTTGTCGTGCAAGTGGAATTGACACCCTCTACTGAGCTCGCACCATTAgctcaggaagagagtgactggAGAAAGGAGCTCTTGGATTACATGGAAAAGGGTGAGTTACCAAAGGATCCGAAGAAG GCCCCAAGGAAGCTCATTATGTGA
- the LOC140861188 gene encoding uncharacterized protein, translating to MAGRGRGRGRGNVADMTIDQLSQFITQTVQAAMGHNPPPPPVGQPNPMDAVWEEIRRLGRQVGGRPGPIQRESPFARAILDEELPANFKQPTLGEYDGSSDPEEHLGRFENAALLHRYSDAIKCRVFLTTLVRSAQQWFNLLQPGSIQSFNDFSSAFLHQYASSKKYLKTSLSLFNMKQSEVESLREYVQRFNTAALEVPAATADTLVNSFTQGLRGGEFFRSLVKKPPLTYDELLSRAEKYVNLEDAQRQRR from the coding sequence ATGgcaggaagaggaagaggaaggGGAAGAGGAAATGTGGCAGATATGACTATAGATCAGCTCAGCCAGTTCATCACTCAAACGGTGCAAGCGGCCATGGGTCACAATCCACCACCTCCTCCCGTGGGTCAGCCAAACCCAATGGATGCGGTGTGGGAAGAGATTAGGAGACTAGGTCGGCAAGTGGGAGGTCGGCCTGGGCCTATACAAAGGGAAAGTCCTTTTGCTCGGGCTATTTTAGATGAGGAACTCCCTGCAAATTTTAAGCAGCCTACTTTAGGGGAGTATGACGGGAGCTCAGATCCAGAGGAACACTTGGGGAGATTTGAGAATGCAGCCTTGTTGCATAGATATTCAGATGCAATTAAATGTCGGGTCTTCCTCACTACTTTGGTAAGGTCAGCCCAGCAATGGTTCAACCTTTTACAGCCTGGTAGTATTCAGAGTTTCAATGACTTCAGCTCAGCTTTTCTACACCAGTATGCGAGTAGCAAGAAATATTTGAAGACTTCTCTCAGTTTGTTCAATATGAAGCAATCTGAGGTGGAATCGTTGCGGGAGTATGTTCAGCGCTTCAATACAGCAGCTCTGGAAGTACCTGCTGCCACTGCTGACACCTTGGTCAACTCTTTCACTCAAGGGTTGAGAGGAGGGGAGTTTTTCAGATCCTTAGTCAAGAAGCCTCCTTTGACTTATGATGAGCTCCTTAGTAGAGCTGAAAAGTACGTGAATTTGGAAGATGCACAGAGGCAGAGGAGATAG
- the LOC140863388 gene encoding phototropic-responsive NPH3 family protein NPY2, which yields MKFMKLGSKPDSFQTDGNGIRYVATELATDIVVHVGDVKFYLHKFPLVSKSARLQKLVSSASEGNGDEVHIHDIPGGSSAFEICAKFCYGMTVTLNAYNIVAARCAAEFLEMHETIDKGNLIYKVDIFLTSSIFRSWKDSIIVLQTTKSLLPFSEELKLTSHCIDAVASKASLDVSKVDFSYTYNNQKKNPEENGDGLASNGVRTRMVPDDWWVEDLCELEIDLFKRVIVGIKNKGIVSNEVIGEALKAYAYRKFPANGKGIIQQNDVSKLRSILDTIVWLLPGEKGTVSCSFLLKLLKAAISVDSGETVNMELVKRIGQQLEEASVNDILIRAHERESTIYDVSIVKKILEEFIAQDRNTETEMENGDEIQEIRKPGILSEASKLMVAKLVDGYLAEIAKDPNLPMPMFISMAEMVSSFPRSAHDGLYRAIDTYLKEHPGITKSDRKRICRLMDCKRLTADACMHAVQNERLPLRVVVQVLFFEQVRAAASSGSTTPDLPKAIKDLNCGSYGSSRSANTNNDEDWDGVASAEELRALRGELAALRMGNGVVNDRNIAENRISNSDRAGVSKVKGLLISKKILSKIWSGKGGATENSGSDSSESLNSNNHDDAKFTPTRKGRHSVS from the exons ATGAAGTTTATGAAGCTTGGATCGAAACCTGATTCTTTTCAGACTGATGGGAATGGCATAAG ATATGTGGCTACGGAGTTGGCTACAGATATTGTTGTTCATGTAGGTGATGTGAAATTCTATTTACACAAG TTCCCCCTCGTCTCAAAAAGTGCACGCTTACAGAAGTTAGTTTCATCAGCCAGTGAAGGAAATGGAGACGAAGTGCACATACACGATATTCCGGGTGGATCGAGTGCTTTTGAAATATGTGCCAAGTTCTGTTATGGAATGACTGTTACTCTAAATGCTTACAACATTGTTGCAGCACGATGTGCAGCCGAGTTTCTCGAAATGCATGAGACCATAGACAAAGGTAACCTCATATACAAGGTCGATATTTTTCTTACATCTAGCATCTTTCGAAGCTGGAAGGACTCGATTATCGTACTTCAAACCACGAAATCACTACTTCCGTTTTCGGAGGAATTGAAGTTAACGAGCCATTGCATAGATGCGGTTGCTTCAAAGGCATCACTTGATGTTTCCAAGGTGGACTTTTCGTACACGTATAATAACCAGAAAAAGAATCCTGAGGAAAATGGGGACGGTTTAGCCTCAAATGGTGTTAGAACCAGAATGGTACCTGATGATTGGTGGGTCGAAGACTTATGCGAACTCGAAATAGATTTATTCAAACGGGTGATTGTCGgaataaaaaataaaggaaTAGTATCGAACGAAGTAATTGGAGAAGCTTTAAAAGCATATGCTTATCGGAAGTTTCCTGCCAACGGAAAGGGTATAATTCAACAAAATGATGTCTCTAAGTTACGCTCCATATTGGATACGATTGTTTGGCTCTTGCCCGGTGAAAAAGGTACTGTGTCATGTAGTTTCTTGCTGAAGCTATTGAAAGCGGCCATCTCGGTTGACTCAGGAGAAACTGTGAACATGGAGCTTGTAAAAAGAATCGGGCAGCAATTGGAGGAGGCTTCGGTTAATGATATATTGATACGAGCCCATGAAAGGGAATCAACGATCTATGACGTTTCAATTGTCAAGAAAATACTAGAAGAATTTATTGCACAAGATCGGAATACTGAAACTGAAATGGAAAATGGCGATGAAATTCAGGAGATTAGAAAGCCAGGAATCTTATCTGAAGCATCAAAACTcatggtggcaaagctagtcgacgGCTACCTGGCTGAGATTGCAAAGGACCCAAATCTACCTATGCCAATGTTCATTAGCATGGCAGAAATGGTCTCTAGTTTCCCACGGTCAGCACACGACGGTCTGTATCGTGCCATTGATACATATCTCAAG GAGCATCCAGGCATCACCAAAAGTGATCGGAAGCGAATATGCCGGCTCATGGACTGCAAACGACTCACGGCAGATGCGTGCATGCATGCAGTTCAAAACGAGAGACTCCCTCTGCGCGTGGTCGTACAAGTCCTCTTTTTCGAGCAAGTTCGAGCCGCTGCTTCATCGGGCAGCACCACTCCTGATCTCCCAAAAGCCATCAAAGACCTCAACTGTGGCTCTTACGGGAGCTCAAGATCGGCTAATACCAATAACGATGAAGATTGGGACGGTGTCGCCTCAGCAGAAGAACTCCGAGCCTTAAGAGGAGAGCTGGCTGCTTTAAGAATGGGGAACGGAGTTGTAAATGACAGAAACATTGCAGAAAATAGGATCAGCAACAGTGACAGGGCTGGTGTTAGTAAGGTGAAAGGACTGCTTATTTCGAAGAAAATACTGTCGAAAATTTGGTCCGGGAAGGGTGGCGCAACGGAAAACAGCGGCTCAGATTCGTCGGAGAGCCTCAACTCGAATAATCACGACGATGCGAAGTTTACACCGACGAGGAAAGGGAGGCATTCTGtatcttag